In Mytilus edulis chromosome 6, xbMytEdul2.2, whole genome shotgun sequence, the following proteins share a genomic window:
- the LOC139528226 gene encoding uncharacterized protein C1orf50 homolog: MTDPTYSNLQAVQLVEANQRPTGVQLVNTERTNKHADPMDLVALAQTIQKADEMTKARVGSKLTVIADQIRYLQEQAKKHLEDAKRDNIIHHAACNLVKRPGTMYYMYERESGQKYMSILSPEEWGASCPHEFVGAYKLEYDLSWTPIEEVAEKSQEFALIDKILNAQNAIMDSSEFNLGLTKNSSTASVKDVTNESS; this comes from the exons ATGACAGATCCTACTTATTCAAATCTTCAAGCGG TTCAGCTAGTGGAGGCTAATCAGAGGCCTACTGGTGTACAGCTAGTAAACACAGAAAGAACAAACAAACATGCAGATCCTATGGACCTGGTAGCATTAGCACAAACCATTCAAAAG gCAGATGAAATGACAAAAGCCAGAGTAGGAAGTAAATTAACAGTTATAGCTGATCAGATAAGATACCTCCAGGAACAAGCTAAGAAG CATTTAGAGGATGCCAAAAGAGACAACATCATACATCATGCAGCATGTAATTTAGTGAAGAGACCTGGTACTATGTACTACATGTATGAGAGAGAATCAGGACAGAAATATATGTCAATATTGTCACCGGAG gaATGGGGAGCAAGTTGTCCACATGAATTTGTCGGTGCATACAAACTTGAGTATGATTTATCATGGACACCAATAGAAGAAGTGGCAGAAAAAAGTCAAGAATTTGCACTTATAGACAAAATATTAAATGCACAAAATGCAATCATGGACTCTTCAGAGTTTAACCTTGGTCTCACAAAGAATTCCTCAACAGCAAGTGTAAAAGACGTTACAAATGAGAGTTCTTGA